From the Lactuca sativa cultivar Salinas chromosome 9, Lsat_Salinas_v11, whole genome shotgun sequence genome, the window TACCGCATACGCACTCGTAAATTATGCGTTCTGACATGAATTTGCGTCTTAGGGTTTCTAAATTATATTGTTGCTACACGAAGTAGGTTATGAGGATTGGGAAAAACCCTATTCTGCAAAGGCAGCAAAACAGATCAATTCATTACAATAGCTCTCTTCTACATAATTTATTTCGTACTTTAGAGGAATCGGAGGTTTACAACAGTTGAGACATGTAGCTTAAAAATGGAAATGACGAAAGCTTGTTTTAAAATCTTCCCTAGGCTGAATTTCATCTGTTGGTTCAATAAGGAGCCATTGACCTCTTTCTTGGTTTGTCATAAGAACTTTATAAGAAAAGTAGGCTGTTGGATAATTCATGGAAGCTCTATTGGCATTCCTGACATCAGTTTAACAAGGAATGAACTTATGAACTATATTGTAATTGAGTTGCATTTTCTGGTTTATTATAGGCATCTAGTGCATATATTTGagctattttatattgttttggTGACAAACTTTGCTAAGCTTactaaaaaaatttcttttttttgttaACTCCAGAAAATGGACATGGGACCATGCCCGAAGGTGCACTCATTTCAGCTGAGGAAAGAGTATCCTTTTTCCCACCCTTATGATATTTTACTGACTTTTATGTTGATTATGGTCTAAAAGTCTAAGAACATTATGATTTGTAGACATTTTATGCTTGAACATTAGGGTTTTGAATATCAGTGTTACTTAACTGCAATCAGATACCAAGAAGCTAAGGCAAAAGGTCAAGATAATTATGATAGAGAATTGGAGGATGTTATAGACAGACTCATTGTTGAATGTGACAGAAAAATTGCCAGAGCTCTTAAACGTCTTAGTGAAGAGGATGCTAAAGCAGCTATTGCTATTTCTGTGTCAGAGGTTACACAGGTGGATTGAACTTACCTAATTTACCCTCATACATGTCTCTTTTACTTCATCTTCTTTGTCTAATTTCCCCATTTGCTAAATGTGCAGACACCTGAGATTTTTGAGTTGTCAAAGCAAATAAAGGAGAAGCTAAAAGAAGCTGATCAAAATGGTAATTCCTTTTAGTAGCAATTAACAATTTCCCATTTTATCTTTTTAATTCACCCATTAACTCATGATTTATGATTGTTTTCTTACTTACTCTTCAGATCTGGAAGGAAAAGCAGATATGAAGATTCGAGCTCTTGAGATGGTTGAAGAACTTAGAACTCAAAGAGCAGATAAACAGGTACAAGTGCTTTTCTAGATCTTTCAAAATAATCATAGTAAAAGATaactaatgttttttattttatttttatttctattatcAGTCAATGCTATTATTAGATGCATTCAACAAAGATCGAGCTTCTTTACCTCAACCTCTTCCAAATCCTCCACCATTAGCACCATTGCCTGTTGCTACTCCTGATGCCAGAACCCAAGAATTAATCAATGAAAAGCTGAAAAAAGCAGAAGATCTTGGTAATAaagttaaatttttaaatttaattttgagTTCTATTTTCAtatgtttgatgaaattaatttGTAATCATTTTTCTAGGTGAGCAAGGAATGGTTGATGAAGCACAAAAAGCACTGGAAGAAGCAGAAGCACTCAAAAAGGTTCAccactttcctaaaatatacatcttccaaatttattttttattttttttaaatttcttttcttattttcaatatttttttttgtagctTTCAATGCATTTACCTCCTCGTCAAGAACCTGTTACAGACTCCTCTAAGTATACTGCTGCAGATGTGCGAGTTGTAAGTCTtctatacattttttttaatcataaatttccttttttttaaaaaaaaaactgattaAAAGATTGTTAGATAAAGTTTAAGTagcatatttttaatatttttttcagACTGATCAGAAGTTACGTGTATGTGACATATGTGGAGCGTTTTTAAGTGTTTATGACAGGtaaattgttttatttttatttttatttttattttctacatggtgaatattttattgaaaatagtttattatataaaaaaagatGAGACAAAAGAAGTAGTATTTGGGGTTTAAATTTAAAGTACACTTCAGTGTTTGACCTGGCAATTATACCTCCTTGTCACCAGCAGGCTTTTGGGCCCAGTTTTACGAGGATATTCATTCATACTTTTGCAGCTAAAGAATGTGCGTTGTTTTTAATTTCTGATCATTAGATAAACACTTGTTGGACAATTTTttacaatattattattttttatttgttataaatgcgtcatttttttttcaatcaaTGAATTATtacttttgttattttttttttcacgtCTCTCTCAGTGATCGCCGCCTAGCAGATCATTTTGGTGGAAAGCTCCACCTTGGCTACATGCAAATCCGTGAAAAGTTAGCTGATCTTCaggtattttttatttatttatttattttactttaaGGTTTAGGTTGAAATTAGCCATCTAACTATTTGATGTGTCCACATTTGGTCCCTAAACTCTTCCTTGATGGTCAATAATCGCGTAATCAGTACAACAAAGTATATGTTTTTGCTCACAAAATATcattattctattaaaatattaatgGTATTTTGTGAACACAAAGTTCCAGTTGCTTTTATGTTGGTGGGATTTCGTCTTGTTAAGCActtgttttttgttttgaaaatggcAGGAAGAGAGAAACAATAAAAGGAAGGCGCCTGAAGAAGATAGAAGGTATACTtgttattttatttgaaaattttgagagATTATTTATGGTGTGAGAATTACATATATTTTGTGGTGTTACAGATCAAAAGAACGAATCAGGGAAGTGGAGCGGGAAGGAAGCAGAGATAGAGATCGTGACCGAGCAGGTAGCAGAGAGCGTGCACGGGACCACGATCGAAGGAGCCGCGACCGCCATAATAATGACCGTGACCGTGAACGTGATCGTGGGTATGACCGTGATCGGTCCCGTAGCTATGACTCGAGGAGTCGACATAGATCCAGGTCACGCTCAAGGGAACGCGCTCGGGATTATGATCGTCAAAGGtaccatttttttatttatttataaaatggaCTTGTTGGTTAGTGTTTGGTATTATatgatggaatggaatcacaaaggAATGGAATGAGGAAGGTAATTAGAAAACTAAATAAAATTAAATCCATGGATAacgtaaaaaaatttatttttgtaaccaaacttttaatcaaatagtGATAACTTCTCCATTCATCTGATCCCATTGTGATTAAATTTGAAAACTTTATGAGCAGGCGTTATGATCGACACTAGCCATGAAGTAAAGCAGATGAGAAAGAAGGTTTCTTTATATTGGTTGgtggtgttttaacctcaaatcAAATTTACAAGTGCTTCTAATTTGGTACTAAAAAAAGAGACTTCAATttgtatttgtttttgtttttggattTCCTTATTATGTTTCCTAGCGCAGCAGCTCTATGTATATTAGTGTTGCATATTTGGAGTTATAAGCGGGGGATTGATTGTGGCATAACCCAAAATTCCTAAACCTTTGTATTCCTGTAACTTTAGTTTATGCTCCAGAGTT encodes:
- the LOC111903000 gene encoding uncharacterized protein LOC111903000; this encodes MDAIRKQLDVLMGANRNGDVREVNRKYYDRDVCRLFLVGLCPHELFQLTKMDMGPCPKVHSFQLRKEYQEAKAKGQDNYDRELEDVIDRLIVECDRKIARALKRLSEEDAKAAIAISVSEVTQTPEIFELSKQIKEKLKEADQNDLEGKADMKIRALEMVEELRTQRADKQSMLLLDAFNKDRASLPQPLPNPPPLAPLPVATPDARTQELINEKLKKAEDLGEQGMVDEAQKALEEAEALKKLSMHLPPRQEPVTDSSKYTAADVRVTDQKLRVCDICGAFLSVYDSDRRLADHFGGKLHLGYMQIREKLADLQEERNNKRKAPEEDRRSKERIREVEREGSRDRDRDRAGSRERARDHDRRSRDRHNNDRDRERDRGYDRDRSRSYDSRSRHRSRSRSRERARDYDRQRRYDRH